From Desulfobacterales bacterium, a single genomic window includes:
- a CDS encoding radical SAM protein — protein sequence MVHALLVQLPVPRLNYGVHTGNIPLGAACLKQAARRVPGAQVDILPESIAAYVGDAALLEILLERKPDVIGFTVYCWNLERSLYFAQKLKQLTASRIVFGGPEITPDNPAVISDAVDFYVYGEGETIFAKLLEDPSTWKAGSAQEPAGALFEASPSPYLLNLLEPEIENVMLLETQRGCPYRCGYCYYNKSHKGVSFADETHLLQGVQWALDHGVKELYLLDPSLNVHPGLKELLAKISRINRKRDLEIISEIRAESIDAELADLFAAAGFSWFEIGLQSTNPRALKIMNRPTRLEQFANGAQMLKQRGIVPAIDLIVGLPGDDLQGVSRSIEFVAEHHLADDIQVFPLSVLPGTDFRRNSTVLGLRYNPKPPYTLMESNSFPAEDLLLAIDHAEVRFDVVLYPMPDLDVSWKSGAEGSQTHPNDIAVKIANEPFINKLQLHSKRPLSELTALAKRLTQPYQVFIQPTLSSLAYIKSAVGVLTEINPFTPFEMIFMEPPSMPQSLSILSAVKLQRPHFLDQDLRYLFPAAGNRAVLFTLVTQDANIRFNRDMERQVFWWQKKRFPELTDLSELSDLDGILVDVSAGDEEIKAWQDRMAGHAEDLPFISFANVRLQRRWLMLTMPDDYTVKALNWI from the coding sequence ATGGTCCATGCTCTGCTGGTGCAGCTCCCGGTGCCGCGTTTAAACTACGGTGTCCATACCGGCAATATTCCTTTGGGTGCCGCCTGTCTCAAACAGGCCGCCCGGCGTGTGCCCGGGGCACAGGTTGATATCTTGCCTGAAAGTATCGCCGCCTATGTCGGCGATGCGGCTTTGCTGGAAATTCTGCTTGAACGCAAGCCGGATGTCATTGGTTTTACGGTATACTGCTGGAATCTGGAGCGGTCTCTGTATTTCGCCCAGAAACTAAAGCAATTAACTGCGTCAAGAATTGTCTTTGGTGGTCCTGAAATCACCCCGGACAACCCGGCAGTCATTTCAGATGCAGTTGATTTCTATGTTTATGGTGAAGGCGAAACCATCTTCGCTAAACTTCTTGAGGATCCGTCAACCTGGAAAGCCGGCAGCGCGCAGGAGCCGGCCGGAGCGCTTTTTGAGGCAAGCCCGAGCCCTTATTTGCTGAATCTTTTAGAGCCGGAAATTGAGAATGTGATGCTGCTGGAAACCCAACGGGGATGCCCGTACCGCTGCGGCTACTGTTACTATAACAAATCACATAAAGGGGTGTCTTTTGCCGATGAGACCCATTTGCTGCAAGGGGTCCAATGGGCGCTTGATCATGGGGTTAAAGAGCTATATCTGCTGGACCCTTCCCTGAACGTCCACCCCGGACTTAAAGAGCTCTTAGCCAAAATCAGTCGAATAAACCGCAAACGGGATCTTGAAATCATCAGCGAAATTCGCGCTGAAAGCATTGATGCCGAGTTGGCGGATTTGTTTGCCGCCGCAGGCTTTTCCTGGTTTGAAATCGGCTTGCAAAGCACCAACCCCCGGGCGCTGAAGATCATGAACCGGCCCACTCGCCTGGAACAATTTGCTAATGGTGCCCAGATGTTAAAACAGCGCGGTATCGTGCCGGCCATTGATCTGATTGTAGGGCTGCCAGGTGACGATTTGCAGGGCGTTAGCCGTTCGATTGAGTTTGTGGCTGAACATCATCTGGCTGATGATATTCAGGTCTTTCCGCTGTCGGTTTTACCGGGAACTGATTTTCGACGCAACAGCACCGTGCTGGGGCTGCGCTATAATCCTAAACCACCGTATACCTTGATGGAAAGTAACTCATTTCCTGCTGAAGATCTTTTACTGGCCATCGATCATGCCGAGGTGCGTTTTGATGTCGTTTTGTACCCTATGCCAGATTTGGATGTTTCCTGGAAGTCCGGGGCGGAAGGGTCGCAAACGCATCCAAATGATATTGCCGTTAAGATTGCAAATGAGCCGTTTATCAACAAGCTTCAGCTGCACTCTAAGCGACCGCTTTCTGAATTGACCGCACTGGCAAAACGACTAACCCAGCCCTATCAGGTTTTCATCCAGCCGACGCTGTCGTCATTAGCGTATATCAAATCAGCTGTGGGTGTTCTAACCGAAATCAATCCGTTCACGCCTTTTGAGATGATCTTCATGGAGCCCCCGAGCATGCCCCAGAGCCTATCGATCCTGTCAGCTGTTAAATTGCAGCGGCCGCATTTTCTGGATCAGGATTTGCGCTACCTTTTTCCGGCGGCCGGTAACCGAGCGGTCCTATTTACCCTGGTGACGCAGGACGCGAACATCAGATTTAACCGTGATATGGAGCGCCAGGTTTTCTGGTGGCAGAAAAAGCGCTTTCCGGAACTAACGGACTTATCTGAGTTGTCTGATTTGGATGGCATTTTGGTCGATGTTTCCGCTGGGGATGAAGAAATTAAGGCCTGGCAGGATCGAATGGCCGGGCACGCTGAAGATCTTCCGTTTATCAGCTTTGCAAATGTGCGGCTTCAAAGACGCTGGTTGATGCTGACGATGCCGGATGATTACACGGTCAAAGCCCTCAACTGGATCTAA
- a CDS encoding O-methyltransferase, producing MSAIVDNPDAYFSQFVPKRDKLLLELEAEAQRDAIPIVGPVVGELLFILAHVCGAKRILELGTATGYSTIFLANACDDVAGRVVTLEQDEAMAEKALNNFKKAGLQHRIELRVCDALQELATLDTFFDLIFMDIEKEDYLRALPHFRNCIRKGGLLVVDNVAFKGADGFNRAIVEQADWRSVSLFSYLPHHSPEYDGICLAIRK from the coding sequence ATGTCCGCCATTGTTGATAATCCCGATGCGTATTTTTCGCAGTTTGTTCCAAAAAGAGATAAGTTATTGCTGGAGCTCGAAGCGGAAGCCCAGCGTGATGCCATACCCATCGTCGGCCCTGTGGTTGGGGAATTGCTATTCATTTTGGCCCATGTGTGCGGGGCCAAACGTATCCTGGAATTGGGCACGGCCACCGGGTATTCGACCATTTTTCTGGCCAATGCCTGCGATGATGTCGCCGGTCGGGTGGTCACCCTGGAGCAGGATGAGGCCATGGCTGAAAAAGCGCTCAATAATTTCAAAAAAGCCGGGTTGCAGCATCGTATCGAGCTGCGCGTTTGCGATGCGCTGCAGGAGCTGGCGACCCTGGACACCTTTTTCGATCTGATATTTATGGATATTGAAAAGGAAGATTATCTGCGTGCGCTGCCGCATTTCCGCAATTGTATTCGAAAAGGCGGCTTGCTGGTCGTCGATAATGTGGCATTCAAAGGTGCCGACGGGTTTAATCGCGCAATTGTCGAGCAGGCGGATTGGCGCTCGGTCTCGCTCTTTTCGTATTTACCTCACCATTCGCCCGAATATGATGGAATATGTCTGGCAATCCGCAAATGA
- a CDS encoding DnaJ domain-containing protein — translation MSQHDYYQILGINQNASAKQIKDAYRKLAFQYHPDRNEKNPEAAEKMKSVNEAYAVLSDAAKRRKYDTLRQQFGSSAYSQFRQNYSEQDIFSGSDINQVLEQMARAFGLRGFDEIFKEFYGQGYRKYEFRKPGFFANSFIFTGPRQSGKSDPSGLRSQVGLGKLARFLLKQFSGIEFPENGTDIHDTIWLDPELAQHGGPYAYHLRKKDKKLVVKIPPGTKSNQQIRLTGMGEDGKGGGQTGNLYLRVRIRKPLLQQIKDFISKLHK, via the coding sequence ATGTCACAACACGACTATTATCAGATTTTGGGCATAAATCAGAACGCCAGCGCCAAACAGATCAAAGATGCCTACCGCAAGCTTGCTTTTCAATACCATCCGGATCGAAACGAAAAAAATCCAGAGGCCGCCGAAAAAATGAAAAGTGTCAATGAGGCTTATGCCGTTTTGTCGGACGCCGCCAAGCGGCGCAAATATGATACCCTGCGGCAACAATTCGGCTCATCGGCGTACAGCCAGTTCAGACAGAATTACTCCGAACAGGATATCTTCAGCGGCTCAGACATCAACCAGGTATTGGAACAAATGGCCCGGGCTTTCGGATTAAGAGGGTTCGATGAAATTTTCAAAGAATTTTATGGCCAAGGCTACCGGAAATATGAATTTCGCAAACCCGGCTTCTTTGCAAACAGCTTTATATTTACAGGGCCCCGTCAGAGCGGCAAATCGGACCCCTCCGGACTTCGCTCTCAAGTCGGTCTTGGCAAGCTCGCCCGGTTTTTATTAAAGCAGTTTAGCGGGATTGAATTTCCGGAAAACGGCACCGATATCCACGATACGATATGGCTGGATCCTGAACTGGCCCAGCACGGCGGACCATATGCCTACCATTTACGCAAGAAAGACAAGAAGCTGGTGGTCAAAATACCACCGGGCACCAAATCCAATCAGCAAATCCGATTGACAGGCATGGGAGAGGACGGCAAAGGCGGTGGCCAGACAGGGAACCTGTATTTGAGAGTTCGAATCCGAAAACCGCTGCTGCAGCAGATTAAAGATTTTATTTCAAAATTGCACAAATGA
- a CDS encoding NUDIX hydrolase → MKLKIKGSRKLTAGRWLNLFDVNYVAKTGLEKFWQIVTRQKEPKCISGSFGQPDAVVIVPYHVSEKKMVVLREYRVPLNDVEYGFPAGLVDQGESIEQATRRELKEETGLTVSRFIKASPPIYSSAGMTDESVAMVYVECDGAPSTAANTASELIDILLVSPDEAMILLKDKSLKFDAKAWLVISQFAEGNYST, encoded by the coding sequence ATGAAATTGAAAATTAAAGGCTCACGCAAACTGACCGCCGGACGTTGGTTAAATTTGTTTGATGTCAATTATGTCGCTAAAACCGGGCTTGAAAAATTTTGGCAAATTGTGACCCGCCAAAAAGAGCCCAAATGCATCAGCGGCAGTTTCGGACAACCGGATGCAGTCGTCATAGTGCCCTATCACGTGAGCGAAAAAAAAATGGTCGTCCTGCGGGAGTATCGGGTGCCGTTAAATGATGTTGAATACGGCTTTCCGGCCGGTCTGGTTGATCAGGGTGAATCCATTGAGCAGGCCACACGCCGCGAACTAAAAGAGGAAACCGGCCTAACCGTCAGTCGATTCATCAAGGCCAGCCCGCCGATTTATTCTTCCGCCGGAATGACTGATGAATCCGTGGCGATGGTGTATGTGGAATGCGATGGCGCGCCGTCAACTGCGGCCAATACCGCTTCGGAATTGATTGACATCCTGCTTGTCTCACCCGATGAGGCCATGATTTTGCTTAAGGATAAAAGCCTTAAATTCGACGCTAAAGCCTGGCTGGTAATCTCCCAGTTTGCTGAAGGCAACTATTCCACCTGA
- a CDS encoding ACP phosphodiesterase, protein MNYLAHLYLAKDSVELMIGSILGDFVKGTLKDQYPNKIKQGIELHRKIDTYTDAHAMTRACRQLYSPKRRRFAGIIVDLCYDHFLYRHWSTYADTALDSFILNAYDILKKNQSMLPERLQAMIPFMIRDDWLGSYRDLKGVEQALGRLSKRVTNGDRLPGAIDEIKVHYRQLEANFLIFFPDLISFVNDIKSTND, encoded by the coding sequence ATGAATTACCTGGCGCATCTTTATCTGGCAAAAGATTCTGTCGAGTTGATGATCGGAAGCATCCTGGGAGACTTTGTCAAAGGAACTCTAAAAGATCAATACCCAAATAAGATCAAACAGGGCATTGAGCTTCATCGTAAAATAGACACCTATACCGATGCTCATGCGATGACACGGGCCTGCCGGCAGCTTTACAGCCCGAAGCGGCGTCGCTTCGCCGGTATCATCGTCGACCTGTGTTACGATCATTTTTTATACCGGCACTGGTCAACATATGCGGATACGGCTCTGGACTCCTTTATTCTAAACGCATATGATATTTTGAAAAAAAATCAATCGATGCTGCCCGAACGCCTGCAGGCCATGATCCCTTTTATGATACGCGATGATTGGCTGGGTTCCTATCGAGATTTAAAAGGTGTTGAACAAGCGTTGGGGCGGCTGTCCAAGCGAGTGACCAACGGTGATAGACTACCGGGGGCAATTGATGAAATAAAAGTTCATTACCGTCAGTTGGAGGCCAATTTTCTAATCTTTTTCCCCGACCTCATCAGTTTTGTTAATGATATCAAAAGCACCAACGACTAA
- a CDS encoding DUF2284 domain-containing protein gives MTDKSKSSATARKKLDNLIRAKGYSDYKWIDPQKIIVSQWVRMKCMYGCGEYGHNACCPPNVPSVSECERFFHEYSDAIIFRFEKTVDKPEDRHAWSKKVNNQLAKLEREVFLGGFERAFMLFMDSCGICKECRATREECKQPRAARPSPEAMAVDVYSTVKQFGFPIAVRTDVTQEMNRYALLMIR, from the coding sequence ATGACAGACAAGTCAAAAAGCAGTGCAACAGCCCGCAAAAAATTAGACAACCTAATTCGTGCCAAGGGGTACAGCGATTATAAATGGATAGATCCGCAAAAAATAATTGTTTCGCAATGGGTTCGTATGAAATGCATGTATGGCTGTGGCGAATACGGCCATAATGCGTGTTGCCCACCGAATGTGCCTTCTGTTTCCGAATGCGAGCGGTTTTTTCATGAATACAGCGATGCGATCATTTTTCGGTTTGAAAAAACAGTCGATAAGCCGGAAGATCGCCATGCATGGTCTAAGAAAGTAAACAACCAATTGGCCAAGCTTGAACGGGAAGTGTTTTTAGGCGGTTTCGAAAGGGCTTTTATGCTGTTTATGGACAGCTGCGGAATCTGCAAAGAATGCAGAGCAACCCGCGAGGAATGCAAGCAGCCCCGGGCCGCCCGCCCTTCTCCGGAGGCCATGGCCGTTGATGTGTATTCAACGGTAAAGCAATTCGGATTTCCGATTGCGGTGCGCACGGATGTTACGCAGGAAATGAACCGTTATGCGCTTTTGATGATTCGATAA
- a CDS encoding cupin domain-containing protein yields MADIVKVNANDLKSFGEQNFAPNVVYHGSDIKVVLAYFKKDQFIPVHTPQVDLILYILDGQAEVVAGDDRVTAAEGDLLIIPKGLKRGIKATSELSILHVVQPPPAAEDHNEVHAKLAQGIFE; encoded by the coding sequence ATGGCAGATATCGTCAAGGTAAATGCAAATGATCTAAAATCTTTTGGTGAGCAAAATTTTGCGCCCAACGTTGTCTACCACGGCAGCGACATCAAGGTTGTGCTGGCGTATTTCAAAAAAGATCAGTTTATACCCGTGCATACGCCCCAGGTTGATCTGATACTATATATCCTCGATGGGCAGGCCGAGGTTGTGGCTGGGGATGACCGTGTGACGGCCGCTGAAGGTGATTTACTCATCATCCCAAAGGGTTTAAAAAGAGGAATCAAGGCAACCAGCGAGTTGTCCATATTGCATGTGGTCCAACCACCACCGGCGGCCGAAGATCATAATGAGGTGCATGCAAAGCTTGCCCAGGGTATATTTGAATAA
- a CDS encoding zinc ribbon domain-containing protein encodes MPIYEYQCKACCHCFEALMMSSKDPDPECPECQCGDVEKLMSAGCIRAQGIASGSGGFNAPACKPSG; translated from the coding sequence ATGCCAATCTACGAATATCAATGTAAGGCCTGCTGTCATTGTTTTGAAGCACTGATGATGTCTTCCAAAGATCCTGACCCTGAATGTCCTGAATGTCAATGCGGCGATGTTGAGAAGCTAATGTCAGCAGGGTGTATCAGAGCCCAGGGCATCGCCTCCGGCTCGGGCGGGTTCAATGCGCCGGCCTGCAAGCCTTCCGGCTGA
- a CDS encoding tetratricopeptide repeat protein — translation MKYVCPVCETAGNIPENDTTPPETQTTCHQCGSILTIEHETGRVEAISKASSKPAGRKPPRQRPKYEMSPVLSSRPQEKGRKDYLAIGVFVLVLCVLIATGIYFSLNINRGALNQPLEMVSELVDDVTEYGKSIWGQIQKERQSQSTEARQARKHLRKGYDYYKANRLKEALEKLSLAIKSNPDIYEAYFWRARTYIRMEQYENAITDLNRVVDINPRYSPAYDNLGWLFMRRNKFDESLSYLDKSIELKPDNGWAHYMRGRVFFNKGDLQKAHQNATTACKLGYKDGCRDARRYESKLTQNG, via the coding sequence ATGAAGTACGTATGTCCGGTTTGTGAAACCGCCGGCAATATTCCGGAAAACGATACCACCCCGCCAGAAACACAGACAACATGCCACCAGTGCGGATCGATCTTGACCATTGAGCACGAGACCGGGCGGGTTGAAGCGATCAGTAAAGCGTCCAGCAAGCCGGCCGGTAGGAAGCCCCCCAGGCAGCGACCAAAATATGAAATGTCGCCGGTACTGTCTTCAAGGCCGCAGGAAAAGGGGCGCAAAGATTATCTGGCCATTGGTGTTTTTGTGCTGGTGTTGTGTGTATTGATTGCCACCGGTATTTATTTTTCGCTGAACATCAATCGGGGGGCTTTGAATCAACCACTGGAGATGGTCTCCGAACTGGTAGACGATGTTACCGAATACGGCAAGTCCATATGGGGCCAGATTCAAAAAGAACGGCAATCCCAAAGCACAGAAGCGCGCCAGGCGCGCAAACACCTGCGCAAGGGCTATGATTACTATAAAGCCAATCGGCTCAAAGAAGCGCTGGAGAAACTAAGCCTGGCCATAAAGAGCAACCCTGATATTTATGAAGCCTATTTCTGGCGGGCCCGAACCTACATTCGAATGGAGCAGTATGAAAACGCCATAACGGATTTGAATCGAGTGGTGGATATCAACCCGCGCTACAGCCCTGCATATGATAACCTTGGCTGGCTGTTTATGCGCCGCAATAAATTTGATGAAAGCCTTTCCTACCTCGATAAATCCATTGAGTTAAAGCCCGATAACGGCTGGGCGCACTATATGCGCGGCCGGGTTTTTTTCAATAAAGGCGATCTGCAAAAAGCCCACCAAAATGCCACGACAGCCTGTAAGTTGGGATATAAAGACGGCTGCCGCGATGCCAGGCGCTATGAATCGAAGTTAACTCAAAACGGTTGA
- a CDS encoding peptidylprolyl isomerase — protein sequence MKSSQIRPAIYILTLLAFVLVSAIALAAEKKAPADKAASVNGVAISKNDFDRELGFFIKRANRSGQQVPEAQMGAMKNEVLNSLIDRELLYQESQKKGIKVDPKEVSDQLQKIKQRYPSGDEFKKLLADMELTESDVQKQIERGMAIQELIDKEVAAKIKIGDEEVKSYYDDNPKLFQQPEQVKASHILIKVDADAPQTKKDEARKKIESVREKAKKGEDFATLAKTYSEGPSGPSGGDLGYFRRGQMVKPFEEAAFSLKTNETSDIVETRFGYHLIKVVDKKPAQKVAYAEVKERLSEHLKQQKMDSETVTYIQGLRSGAKIEKFL from the coding sequence ATGAAGTCTTCCCAGATCCGGCCGGCTATTTATATCCTGACGCTGTTGGCGTTTGTTCTGGTGTCAGCGATAGCTTTGGCCGCCGAGAAAAAAGCACCCGCAGATAAAGCGGCGTCTGTCAACGGGGTCGCCATCAGCAAAAACGATTTTGATCGCGAATTGGGGTTTTTCATCAAACGCGCAAACCGGAGCGGGCAACAGGTACCTGAAGCTCAAATGGGAGCGATGAAAAACGAAGTGCTAAATAGTCTTATCGACCGTGAATTGCTTTATCAGGAAAGCCAGAAAAAAGGCATCAAAGTTGATCCCAAAGAAGTTTCCGATCAATTACAAAAAATCAAGCAACGCTATCCCAGCGGAGACGAATTTAAAAAACTGCTGGCCGATATGGAACTCACTGAATCAGACGTACAGAAACAGATTGAACGCGGCATGGCTATTCAAGAGCTGATCGACAAGGAAGTAGCGGCAAAGATAAAAATTGGTGATGAAGAGGTTAAATCCTACTACGATGACAATCCAAAACTCTTTCAACAGCCCGAGCAAGTCAAAGCCAGCCATATCCTCATCAAAGTGGATGCCGATGCACCTCAGACGAAAAAGGATGAAGCCCGCAAAAAAATTGAATCGGTGCGTGAAAAAGCCAAAAAGGGCGAAGATTTTGCTACCCTGGCCAAAACCTATTCCGAAGGCCCCAGCGGACCAAGTGGCGGTGATCTGGGCTATTTCAGGCGTGGTCAGATGGTCAAACCCTTTGAAGAGGCTGCCTTTAGCCTGAAAACCAATGAGACCAGTGACATTGTTGAAACCCGATTCGGGTATCATCTGATCAAAGTCGTTGATAAAAAACCTGCCCAAAAGGTCGCCTATGCCGAGGTCAAGGAGCGGCTTTCCGAGCACCTCAAACAGCAAAAAATGGATTCAGAGACCGTAACTTACATTCAAGGCCTTAGAAGTGGGGCAAAAATCGAAAAATTCTTATAG
- a CDS encoding GDSL-type esterase/lipase family protein — MINILICHGDSLTEGSDLDRAATWPSQVANRLNIKVINSGVGGDTTGGLLSRFYPDVVRHHPDAVLIMGGTNDLWWDLDLKLVRAHIFTMTCQAEHHDITPLVGLPLPIIAEKAQGQDFAGPEGGYQQFTAHLETLVSALALAAEQNDVTCLDFYHPFLDSAGSPFEKYFLDDGLHPNEAGHRLMADIAIGKLSGL; from the coding sequence ATGATTAATATATTGATATGCCACGGCGACAGCCTGACAGAAGGGTCTGACCTGGACCGCGCGGCAACCTGGCCGTCACAGGTTGCGAACCGCTTGAATATAAAAGTTATCAACAGCGGTGTCGGCGGTGATACCACCGGTGGACTTTTGAGCCGCTTTTACCCTGATGTGGTTCGACATCACCCGGATGCGGTTCTTATCATGGGCGGCACCAATGACCTGTGGTGGGACCTGGACCTCAAATTGGTTCGGGCCCATATATTTACGATGACATGCCAGGCCGAACACCATGACATCACTCCACTGGTGGGCCTGCCACTTCCTATCATCGCTGAAAAGGCGCAGGGTCAGGATTTCGCCGGGCCTGAAGGCGGCTACCAGCAATTTACGGCACATTTAGAAACACTCGTCAGCGCCCTGGCGCTGGCAGCCGAACAAAACGATGTCACCTGCCTGGATTTCTACCACCCCTTTCTTGATAGCGCCGGCAGTCCCTTCGAAAAATACTTTTTGGATGACGGCCTGCACCCCAATGAGGCCGGTCACAGGCTCATGGCCGACATTGCCATTGGAAAGCTGAGCGGACTCTGA
- a CDS encoding metal-dependent hydrolase — MTIKVTWYSHACFLIETDQTRLLIDPFLSDNPLASNTADEIQTDYILVSHGHGDHLGDTISIAKRTQATVISNYEIQNWLIGQGVENTHPQHIGGGFDYPWGRVKLTIAQHGSALPDGSYGGNPCGFLLYIADKKIYHACDTGLFYDMKLIGEEGIDLAILPIGDNFTMGPDDALRAVKLIEPRQVVPIHYDTFDVIEQDPHAWAARVKEETSAQATVLNPGESIEL; from the coding sequence ATGACAATTAAAGTTACCTGGTACAGTCATGCCTGCTTTCTCATCGAAACCGACCAAACCCGTCTGCTGATCGATCCATTTCTGAGTGACAACCCATTAGCATCCAATACGGCCGATGAGATTCAAACCGACTATATTCTGGTATCTCATGGACATGGTGATCATCTGGGCGACACCATTAGCATTGCCAAACGAACCCAGGCCACCGTCATCTCCAATTATGAGATCCAAAACTGGCTGATCGGACAGGGAGTCGAGAATACGCACCCGCAGCACATTGGCGGCGGCTTCGATTACCCCTGGGGCAGGGTCAAGCTGACGATTGCCCAGCACGGATCTGCGCTGCCGGATGGATCCTACGGCGGCAACCCCTGTGGTTTTCTGCTGTATATCGCCGACAAAAAAATCTATCACGCTTGTGATACCGGGCTATTTTATGACATGAAGCTGATCGGTGAAGAGGGCATCGATCTGGCGATTTTGCCGATCGGCGATAACTTTACCATGGGCCCTGATGATGCGCTTCGTGCTGTCAAGCTGATCGAACCGCGGCAGGTGGTTCCGATTCATTACGACACTTTTGATGTCATCGAACAAGACCCCCACGCCTGGGCCGCACGGGTAAAAGAAGAAACCTCAGCCCAAGCAACCGTGCTGAACCCCGGCGAATCGATCGAGCTGTAA
- a CDS encoding queuosine precursor transporter: MDSKISKSGSDNPVATSAVVIISVYIAAQLLSDIGSLKIARLAGFSIDAGTFIYPLTFTIRDLVHKQLGKKIARTVIVLAAGINLFMVAFFQFAAWLPQDPAWGLGKEFGIILGPVWRIVIASITAEVIAELIDTEVYHFWVTRITRKYQWARVLTSNAISIPIDTLIFCWLAFGFTLPHAVVWSIFSANIIVKGLVTLISLPAIYLVKEKHNAS, from the coding sequence ATGGATAGCAAAATATCAAAATCAGGTTCTGATAACCCCGTCGCCACATCGGCGGTGGTGATCATTTCTGTATATATCGCCGCTCAGCTGCTGTCAGATATCGGCAGTCTAAAAATTGCCCGGTTGGCGGGCTTTAGTATCGATGCCGGGACATTCATCTACCCCCTGACATTTACCATTCGCGACCTGGTCCATAAACAGCTTGGCAAAAAAATTGCCCGCACCGTTATTGTTTTGGCGGCAGGCATAAATCTGTTTATGGTGGCCTTCTTTCAGTTTGCTGCCTGGTTACCGCAGGACCCTGCCTGGGGATTGGGCAAAGAGTTCGGGATCATTCTGGGACCGGTGTGGCGAATCGTCATCGCCAGTATTACAGCAGAAGTCATTGCCGAATTGATTGACACCGAAGTGTACCATTTCTGGGTCACCCGTATCACACGAAAATACCAGTGGGCGCGGGTGTTAACCAGCAATGCAATTAGCATCCCCATTGACACGCTCATTTTTTGCTGGTTGGCATTTGGGTTTACACTACCGCATGCGGTGGTCTGGTCTATTTTTTCTGCCAATATTATCGTCAAAGGCCTGGTGACGCTTATCAGCCTCCCCGCCATTTATTTGGTAAAAGAAAAGCATAACGCTTCATGA
- a CDS encoding DUF5658 family protein, with the protein MTSSDDSNNIGGIKSDAFEKRSGQDRRTHQFPKLKYLLFAGKRANVRRKEDLHHTFYFDRYSSSLFAAIVAILLLSVLDALLTLHLISKGSTELNPVMSYFLQYGPFVFMGAKYFLTCFGVVILLLFRNVLRKRSITHAQNLFSYIIATFTTVIVWELYLIFFVVS; encoded by the coding sequence ATGACCAGCTCAGATGATTCCAATAATATTGGTGGTATAAAATCAGATGCTTTTGAAAAGCGTTCCGGTCAAGACCGGCGCACCCATCAGTTCCCAAAACTTAAATATCTGCTATTTGCCGGCAAACGGGCCAACGTCCGCCGCAAGGAAGATCTGCACCATACCTTCTATTTTGATCGCTACAGTTCAAGCCTTTTTGCGGCCATTGTGGCCATCCTGCTGTTGAGCGTCCTCGACGCCCTACTGACGTTGCATTTGATCAGCAAAGGATCAACCGAACTCAATCCGGTCATGTCCTATTTCCTCCAATACGGCCCTTTTGTATTCATGGGGGCTAAGTATTTTCTGACCTGTTTCGGTGTTGTGATTCTACTGTTATTTCGGAATGTTCTGCGGAAAAGATCGATTACCCACGCCCAGAACCTTTTCTCATATATCATCGCGACCTTCACCACTGTGATTGTGTGGGAATTGTATTTGATATTTTTTGTGGTGTCGTAG
- a CDS encoding TrmH family RNA methyltransferase translates to MGLRRIRRHLQKERQSAIRRFRKQKRLNLLAPSGRHQFIIVLDHLKPFFNIGKIFRSADAFGAAEVHLIATDFFDPAPAKGSFKWVPAKFHADFASCYAELVACQYTLYVMEASHGEDLAAANLPKKSAFIFGNEEFGPQINKELYPNIKSLKIHQVGKVESLNVSVAASIVMYEYNRQHGSGF, encoded by the coding sequence ATGGGATTGAGGCGTATCCGTAGACATCTTCAAAAAGAGCGGCAGTCTGCCATTCGGCGGTTCAGAAAACAGAAACGTTTAAATCTACTGGCACCCTCCGGCAGACACCAATTTATTATTGTGCTCGATCATTTAAAACCGTTTTTTAACATTGGTAAAATTTTTCGCAGTGCCGATGCTTTTGGAGCGGCCGAAGTGCATTTAATCGCAACCGATTTTTTCGATCCGGCACCGGCCAAAGGCTCCTTTAAATGGGTGCCGGCAAAATTCCATGCCGATTTTGCCAGTTGCTACGCTGAATTAGTGGCGTGTCAATATACGCTGTATGTCATGGAGGCCTCCCACGGCGAAGATCTTGCCGCGGCAAACCTGCCTAAAAAAAGTGCATTTATCTTCGGCAACGAAGAATTCGGGCCCCAAATTAACAAAGAGCTTTATCCTAACATCAAATCATTAAAGATTCATCAGGTGGGCAAGGTGGAAAGTTTGAATGTGAGCGTAGCGGCGTCTATTGTTATGTATGAATATAATCGTCAGCACGGAAGTGGCTTTTAA